The bacterium nucleotide sequence GAGAACGCAACCCCGATTTAACGAGCGACCGGATGTAAGGGAGAAAGATTGATATGCCTTTGGTGCAAGTGCGAATAGATGACCGGTTGATTCATGGACAGGTGGTGGTGGGGTGGCGGCATGTACTTGATCCGCAGCGGATCATGCTGTGCAGTGACGAAGTGGCGACTTCAGACTGGCAAAAGACGATCTACATGTCCGCGGTGACCAACGATATCGCCGCCTCGGTGCTGACGCTGCAGGAGACGGTTGCAGAGCTCGGCAGCGGCCTCCTGGAGAAAGAGCGGGTGCTCTTGCTGGTCGACTCCCCCAAGATGCTGGTGCAACTGGTGGATGCCGGCGTGCCCATCACCGAGGTCAACGTCGGCGGCATGCATTTTCGCGCGGGCAAGAACCAGATCGCGCCCTTTATTTTCGTCGATGAGGAGGATATCAGCCATTTCCGGACGCTCTATGAACGCGGCATCAAGCTCGAAGGCCGGGACGTCCCGACCCGATCGCCCATCGATATCGCCCATGCGCTGCGCTTTGAGCCGCTCTAGGATTGTGCAAAATGTACACAATCGCCGGGTCCGGTGTTGCAAAAATAACACATAATCCCGATTTCCAGCTTTGGCGAAAATGATATAAAATTTGATTTAACAATATATTATTACGATAGGCCATTTCTGGCGCGGTTATTGCCTCTCTATTTTTGCCGAGGGAGACTTTCAGCCCATGAGGGGAAAGTCGCTGTTTGTCAGACAACAGCGGCTTTTTTTTATAAGGGCTCTGCCCGGTTCAGGACCGGCCCTCAACGCCTGCGCGATCGGCTCGCGCTGCCTGCCCCACGATCACCTGCTTCCCGGTGCACCAGACTCAGGATCGAACCGTTTGCATACCCCACACTGCAGCCGATCAGCACATACCAGGGCCAGGCGATATGCGGTGATGCGATCTGCGTGATCAGCAGGAGCATCGCTGCACTCCAGAGGACCACAAAGATCCGGCCGCTCCAGCTGCGCAGCCGGACCAGAAGCCAGATCCCCGCAGCCAAAGCGAGCAGGGCCGGTATCCATATC carries:
- a CDS encoding PTS sugar transporter subunit IIB, giving the protein MPLVQVRIDDRLIHGQVVVGWRHVLDPQRIMLCSDEVATSDWQKTIYMSAVTNDIAASVLTLQETVAELGSGLLEKERVLLLVDSPKMLVQLVDAGVPITEVNVGGMHFRAGKNQIAPFIFVDEEDISHFRTLYERGIKLEGRDVPTRSPIDIAHALRFEPL